The Brassica oleracea var. oleracea cultivar TO1000 chromosome C7, BOL, whole genome shotgun sequence sequence CATACACACCTTAACGAGACACATGAATTCACAAGTCTAGTGTTAATGGAACTCCAGCTGGAGTGTCCGTCCTGGGTTCGAGTCGCTTTGGCCACCTTTCCGCCTATAACCGTGCGTGCCCGGATGGAAAGCCTCGTGAGGATTAGTCTGGGCTTACCGCCTAGGATCCCCACGAATATCAAAAAAAAAAAAAAATGAATTCACAAGTCACAAACATCTCTAACGTCTAACGAAAGTACGAGACTTGTTTTTCGGCAACTGTTTCTCTTTTCCAGTGGGTTTTGTGATCTGACCGGAGATGGAGATTGCAATAATCGTTGCACTAAATAACAAATTTTAAATATCCCTATATTATATGCATGTGAGACATCCGACAGTGACGTGACTTGTAAAGTCTTTTATCGTCATACTATTTATTACTTATTATCACTCAATGGTGATATTACTGTTTATTTGATTACATTCTATATATTTTTCTATTTAAAAATTTGAACACTGATGTATACTAGTAGACTACCATCTACACTCGTAACTACAGATATTTAGATTTCAGTGTCATAATAAGACTCAGAAAGGAGGCTTTTGAAAGTATGTGATGATATATCCACAAATACTAATTGCCATACCATATTGTACTATCTTTTTTTTTTTCTTGGTTTACCTGTTAACCTGCGAAAAGTATTATAACCACTGTATCAATAATTAATTAAAGCTAGTTTAGTAAATGCAGTGTATCGAGTAAAAAGTGATTTAGAGTTGCATTAACAAACTGATAATTTACAGTTAATGTCAACATGTAGTCATGTACACTATATGTGTTGAGGTGTAAAAGTAGTACTACTGAAATAATTAATCTGAATTAATTTACTAAATGCAATGCATATTGGTGTAAATATATGTTAATTGAATTTCGCTAATTTACTAGTTCTTTTGTAGAGTTAATATTCAATAGCAGATCATATCTTCAATTACTGATGTTTTTTTAAACTATTTTTTACTTTACCGCTTAAAACTTCTGGCAAATAAACTTATTTATTTTCTATCAACGCCAATACACCATTCATATACTTATGACCAAAGATTACCAAATATTCAAAAGAATTCCAACAAATCAGAATAGATCTCAATTCAGATTGGATAGTCTTAAAAGCTTTTTCATCCCTAACGTTTCCACCTTAAAATGTTACATTTAGAAACAGCCAAAGCATGAAGAATAGTAAACACTGTCAAGATTATGTTTACAGACTAATAGACTCTATTGACATATCAAACACTTTTACTATGGTAAAAATATATACTTGTTGGATTTTCCAGGTTTATAAATATGTATGAAACATATGTTTGAATAATTATTTTCAAGAGTATCTAGACTGTAATCCAACTTTAATAGTTTTCTAAATAAATACAGATACAAAATATCTACAATTCAAATATGTAAGATACGTCATTATTACCCATTGGATAACAAAATGGAAACCTAATAACTTTCTACATGATATCATTCTATGGAGAATAGAATTCAGAATTCAATTGAAATAGTGTAGCCTAAATTTAAGATATCTCCAAATTGAATATGAAAACTTTCAACAAAACAAAATGAATGCTAATTTTACCAATGGCAAAACACTTATTACAGGGTCAGCATAATTCTCGGTAAGAATAATTCTACAGATTACTGAGCTAAGATTAAGAATTTAATAATTGAATATGTTGACTTTAAGTGTGTTACAAACGCGCCTAGGAGAGAGGCTAGTGGCAACGAGCCTTCTTTGTCTGAAAAAGGCAAAGAAAACAAAGAGGAATAATAAAATTTGAAATAAGAGAGCCACATGTGCCTTCTTCTCTAACCAAAAAAAGTTACCGTTAGCTTAGACTCAGAGTTAGAAGCAAATCGTTTCCTTCATGAACCAACGGTCATCTTAATCACCTAGCCGTTGCTATTTTCTTTAATAATAATTAAAAAATAGAAAATTAAAGTTTTATTTTCTTCCTTTTAAAAATTTAATTTATCCTTATTTCCTTTGAATCTTTCTCTTATATCATGGCTTCTCTCTGACTCGTCAGGATCCAATTGCATCAGACGTGAACAGACAGAGAGATCCTCTTCGTTTGATGCTCTTCATCTTCTTACTCCAGAGTTCTCTGTAGTGGGTTTTGAGCTTTCTTCTCAAGTCGATATTAAAACATGGTTAATCAAGAACCCATTACAGCGATTCTTCAAGGTAGTTTAGCTAAACACGTTTTAAAAGATCTGATAATTAGAGGTCTCAACACGAAGAGACAATCTGACATTAATATGTTGTGTTGTGTTTTTTTTTTTTTTTTATCTCAGATGAAACGAGAAGAAGCACAAAGTTCGGTTTAGAGATGAAAAGACAGAACAGGAGAGCATTGTCTGTAATTAACCAGAACCTTGTTAATCCTTGCGTTGTTAACAAGAGAAGAGGCTTGTCTGAGTAAATCACTTACCTCTCTCTCTCAATCACAAAGCTCATCTCTTTTTTTTATTATTAATTATTTTAAAAAAAGATCTGAGACTCTTTTTTGAATTTGTGCAGATCTCAAGAAGAGACAAAGAAACTGAAACCATCGGTTCCAAGTGGGAACGCGTTTGGTGATTGTATATTCATCGATGAAGACGAAGAGGAAGAGGAAGCAGCTACATTGGACCAACCTATGCCAATGTCATTAGAGGAACCTTACATAGAATCTGATCCAATGGTATTTAATTAATAATCATTTAAAAAAAAAAAAGATTCTCTTTAGCCTTGAGTTCTAAATGAAATTTCAATTTCGGACAGGAGGAAGAAGTTGAGATGGAGGAGGAGGAACAAGAACCTGTTTTGGATATTGATGTAGACGACGCACACAACCCTCTTGCAGTCGTTGAATATGTCCAAGATCTACACGAGTTCTACAGAAAAAACGAGGTATGAGTTTTTTTTTTTAAATGAATAATCTTAATTAATAAAATTTAACTGTTATTAATATTTTATATTTTATTATAAAATGATAATCAACATTTAACCACCATTTATAATTTATTTATATTTTATAAAGAAAGAAAGGGCAATATTGTGCAGAGGTTTAGTTGGTTTTATAAGTTTAAAGACTTCTTGTCTGAGACTCTGGTAATCTTGTGCAGAGGTTTAGTTGTGTTCCTCAAGATTACATGGAGCAACAGTTTGACATAACAGACAAAATGAGAGCTATACTTATAGATTGGCTCATCGAGGTATATACTTTGAAACTCATTGGCAATGGCTTTTATTTATATAAATGAAGGCTAATTGGAATGTTTGTGCAGGTACATGACAAATTCGAGCTAATGAACGAGACATTGTATCTAACAGTGAACCTTATAGATAGATTTTTATCCAAGCAAGCTGTTGTAAGAAAGAAGCTTCAGCTTGTTGGTTTAGTTGCCTTGCTATTAGCTTGCAAGTACGAAGAGGTTTCTGTACCTATTGTTGAAGATTTAGTTGTCATCTCTGACAAAGCCTATACCAGAAACGATGTTTTAGAAATGGTAATGACTCATAAGATTATTTCTTGTTTTTGTTTCGGAAAAAGATTACATTTATATGATTTTTAACAAAGCTTATGTGTGTATGTGCAGGAGAAGATTATGCTTAATACTTTACAATTCAACATGTCGCTACCGACACAATACCCTTTCTTGAAGAGGTTCCTCAAGGCAGCTCAAGCAGACAAGAAGGTATATGAATTTACAAACTATCTTTTGTCTACTGAAACAGCTTTGTTAACTTATCAAACACTATGTACAATGTTCAAAAAATCGCTAGGCCGCCATTAGTCTCTTTATATGAGATTATTGATTAGGCGGACATTCAGAAAAAATAGTTTTGATTAAGTCCGATTTGCCTTTGCCGAATAAGCCTATAACAGCCTAAACCGATTTTTAGAAAACTAACTACGTATGAATTATAACTAACTTTGGCTATTGAAAACAGCTTGAGATCTTGGCATCGTTCTTGATGGAGCTGGCTCTCGTGGACTACGAAATGCTTCGTTATCCACCATCGTTACTAGCAGCCAGTGCAGTGTACACAGCTCAATGTACAATCCATGGCTTCAGCGAATGGAACAGCACTTGTGAATTCCACAGTCACTACTCTGAGAGCCAACTCAGAGAATGTAGTAGAAAAATGGTGAGTCTGCATCAGAAGGCAGCGACTGATAAACTAACAGGAGTGCGTAGAAAATACAGCTCGTCTAAGTTCGGATACATAGCAACAAAGTATGAAGCTGCTGCTGCACACTTTCTTCTTGTGTCAGATTCTCCAAAGCTATAGCAAGCAAGAGAGACCTGACATTTTTCATTCTTAATTTTTAATTACAAAAAGAAACAACAATAAAATAAATTCAATTCAATTCTTACTCTGAATTTGATTTGTAATTTGAACTCTTTTTTCCTTTATTGATATCTCAGCAATAAAAACTCTCTAATTTTCTGGTAAGTTCACAGACTTTTGTCAAGTGTCTACAAATAATAATCTTAAAATATTAAGAAGCCATAAAAAAATTGAACAAATTGGAAATGAGTTTAAATCAAACATAAGACTAACAAAAATTTCTATATATATCTATCTATGATATCTATACATATGTTTTTGTTAATATTTGTACCGCACTACAGTTGTTCTGAATGTTGTCATTTGAACTTAAAGAACCACCTGACATTCAAAACACTGTCGTTTTAGTCTATATTATCCGACCAAACTCTGTT is a genomic window containing:
- the LOC106304279 gene encoding cyclin-B2-2: MVNQEPITAILQDETRRSTKFGLEMKRQNRRALSVINQNLVNPCVVNKRRGLSESQEETKKLKPSVPSGNAFGDCIFIDEDEEEEEAATLDQPMPMSLEEPYIESDPMEEEVEMEEEEQEPVLDIDVDDAHNPLAVVEYVQDLHEFYRKNERFSCVPQDYMEQQFDITDKMRAILIDWLIEVHDKFELMNETLYLTVNLIDRFLSKQAVVRKKLQLVGLVALLLACKYEEVSVPIVEDLVVISDKAYTRNDVLEMEKIMLNTLQFNMSLPTQYPFLKRFLKAAQADKKLEILASFLMELALVDYEMLRYPPSLLAASAVYTAQCTIHGFSEWNSTCEFHSHYSESQLRECSRKMVSLHQKAATDKLTGVRRKYSSSKFGYIATKYEAAAAHFLLVSDSPKL